A window of Corallococcus macrosporus DSM 14697 contains these coding sequences:
- a CDS encoding phosphatase PAP2 family protein has protein sequence MPERPYPHELLLAAFGLLLSSALAWTAGLSSPVTQTVVGGTVLFMGATALLARLDGVAHVFRARLLLAYVATFFFYASVKQTVPALGLSPRDAWLLSADTALFGTTPAAWLQRWSTPWVNELFSASYLAFHVYLHLAMAWALVGPRARAERFFTSIFSAYVPGIVGYYLLPAVGPTAAWPELFTTAIEGGWLTRLNAFVVASGSSTYDLFPSLHTYITLVLLDHDRRQHPRRFRLMLPVAVAILMSTLMLRYHYAVDLLAGALWFLAYRLGKAWFGQPSDS, from the coding sequence ATGCCTGAGCGGCCGTACCCGCACGAGCTCCTGCTGGCCGCGTTCGGACTCCTCCTGTCGTCCGCGCTGGCGTGGACCGCGGGCCTCAGCTCGCCCGTCACCCAGACGGTGGTTGGCGGCACGGTGCTGTTCATGGGGGCCACGGCGCTGCTGGCGCGCCTGGACGGCGTGGCCCACGTCTTCCGGGCGAGGCTGCTGCTCGCGTACGTCGCGACGTTCTTCTTCTACGCCTCCGTGAAGCAGACCGTCCCGGCGCTGGGGCTGTCGCCTCGCGACGCGTGGCTCCTCTCCGCGGACACAGCCCTGTTCGGCACCACGCCGGCCGCGTGGCTCCAGCGGTGGAGCACGCCCTGGGTCAACGAGCTCTTCAGCGCCAGCTACCTGGCGTTCCACGTCTACCTCCACCTCGCCATGGCCTGGGCGCTCGTGGGGCCGCGCGCGCGGGCCGAGCGGTTCTTCACGTCCATCTTCTCCGCCTATGTCCCGGGCATCGTCGGCTACTACCTGCTGCCCGCCGTCGGTCCCACGGCGGCCTGGCCGGAGCTGTTCACCACCGCCATCGAGGGCGGCTGGCTCACCCGGCTCAATGCGTTCGTCGTGGCGAGCGGGTCCTCCACGTATGACCTCTTCCCCAGCCTGCACACGTACATCACGCTGGTGCTGCTCGACCACGACCGGCGCCAGCACCCGCGGCGCTTCCGCCTGATGTTGCCCGTGGCCGTGGCCATCCTCATGTCCACGCTGATGCTGCGCTACCACTACGCCGTGGACCTGCTCGCGGGCGCGCTGTGGTTCCTGGCGTATCGCCTTGGCAAGGCCTGGTTTGGCCAGCCGTCCGACTCGTGA
- a CDS encoding nuclear transport factor 2 family protein codes for MREKDTQYILDWIAIQELVAEYGQAIDFGKDTGDWSRWVNAFTPQVVADYSRLFGGEPITIAREEMGKLGGDALAAFTRVQHATANTVRTHFKNDTEAQVMAYADVAHFFTAGGVQQEWTVVIRYTHDVEKTSEGWRIRRVMLDPIHFRGNPVGLELVKGKRLV; via the coding sequence ATGAGAGAGAAGGACACGCAGTACATCCTGGATTGGATTGCCATTCAGGAGCTGGTCGCGGAGTACGGGCAGGCCATCGACTTCGGCAAGGACACGGGTGACTGGAGCCGCTGGGTGAATGCCTTCACCCCGCAGGTGGTCGCGGACTACAGCCGGCTCTTCGGTGGCGAGCCCATCACCATCGCCCGCGAGGAGATGGGCAAGCTCGGGGGCGACGCCCTGGCCGCCTTCACCCGCGTCCAGCACGCCACGGCGAACACGGTGCGGACCCACTTCAAGAACGACACCGAGGCGCAGGTCATGGCCTATGCGGACGTGGCGCACTTCTTCACGGCCGGTGGTGTGCAGCAGGAGTGGACCGTGGTCATCCGCTACACGCACGACGTGGAGAAGACGTCCGAGGGCTGGCGCATCCGCCGCGTCATGCTGGACCCCATCCACTTCCGGGGCAACCCGGTGGGCCTGGAGCTCGTGAAGGGCAAGCGCCTCGTCTGA
- a CDS encoding MFS transporter — MSVPASDSDASGRGTGALWLLRRHPAFRALWGARVISFTGDSLSLVALMLYVAEQTGQALAVSVLLLVGDFAPALLGPLTGAISDRFDLKRVMLLCEVVQGALLALIAFTLPPLPVLLVLVAARAIVGQVFQPASRAVVPALVRGEDLEAANASVGFGTQAAEALGPLLAAAMFPLVGLRGVLLVDAASFLLSAVLLRALPSVSPAREKDAPPVSLFRQARDGLLYLWRARVARVVALGFCAVVAFNGVDDVALVLLAKDTFQAGDSAVGLLLGAVGLGLVAGYALMARLGAGAVMPVMLVLGFAVSSVGNLLTGLAWAVSAALAMQAVRGVGIAAMDVACHTLIQRWVPAGMRGRVFGNLYGAIGVAAGLSYVAGGLLLDATSAPVTLLVAGAGGTLATLVVAWRLPGALRAEAATRAPD; from the coding sequence ATGTCGGTTCCAGCAAGTGATTCAGACGCCAGCGGACGCGGGACGGGCGCCCTGTGGCTCTTGCGACGCCACCCGGCGTTCCGGGCCCTCTGGGGCGCGCGAGTCATCTCCTTCACGGGGGACTCGCTCAGCCTGGTGGCGCTCATGTTGTACGTCGCGGAGCAGACGGGGCAGGCGCTGGCGGTGTCAGTGCTGCTCCTCGTGGGAGACTTCGCACCCGCCTTGCTGGGGCCGCTCACGGGCGCCATCAGCGACCGGTTCGACCTCAAGCGGGTGATGCTGCTGTGCGAGGTGGTCCAGGGCGCGCTGCTGGCGCTCATCGCCTTCACCCTGCCGCCGCTGCCGGTGCTGCTGGTGCTGGTGGCCGCGAGGGCGATTGTCGGACAGGTGTTCCAGCCGGCCTCCCGGGCGGTGGTGCCCGCCCTGGTGCGCGGCGAGGACCTGGAGGCGGCGAACGCCAGCGTGGGATTCGGGACCCAGGCGGCCGAGGCGCTGGGGCCGTTGCTCGCCGCGGCGATGTTCCCGCTCGTGGGGCTCCGCGGCGTGCTGCTGGTGGACGCGGCGTCCTTCCTCCTGTCCGCGGTGCTGTTACGGGCCCTGCCTTCCGTGTCACCGGCGCGGGAGAAGGACGCGCCGCCCGTGTCCTTGTTCCGGCAGGCGCGGGACGGGTTGCTCTATCTCTGGCGTGCCCGGGTGGCCCGCGTCGTCGCCCTGGGCTTCTGCGCCGTGGTGGCCTTCAACGGCGTGGACGACGTGGCCCTGGTGCTGCTCGCGAAGGACACCTTCCAGGCCGGGGACTCCGCGGTGGGGCTGCTCCTGGGCGCGGTGGGGCTGGGGCTGGTCGCGGGCTACGCGCTGATGGCGCGCCTGGGCGCGGGCGCGGTGATGCCGGTGATGCTGGTGCTGGGCTTCGCGGTGAGCAGCGTGGGCAACCTGCTGACCGGCCTGGCCTGGGCCGTCTCCGCGGCGCTCGCGATGCAAGCCGTGCGAGGCGTGGGCATCGCGGCCATGGATGTCGCCTGCCACACCCTCATCCAGCGGTGGGTGCCGGCCGGGATGCGGGGCCGGGTGTTTGGCAATCTCTATGGGGCCATCGGCGTGGCCGCGGGGCTGTCCTACGTCGCCGGGGGGCTGTTGCTCGACGCGACGTCAGCCCCGGTGACGCTGCTGGTGGCGGGGGCTGGCGGAACGCTGGCCACCCTGGTGGTGGCCTGGCGGCTTCCGGGCGCGTTGCGAGCCGAGGCCGCGACGCGCGCGCCGGATTGA